Part of the Aquila chrysaetos chrysaetos chromosome Z, bAquChr1.4, whole genome shotgun sequence genome is shown below.
ATAAGGGCATCAGCCACAGAGGGCAAAAATTAGAAATGCCTAGCACCACCACTGTGTGCTCACCACTGGCCCAGAGGTTACAGTGCCCCCATAGCAGCAGTCTGCGTGAAAGCCAGGGGTATTTAGCATTCATTCACCATTGCCTTTGCTTTGTAGCACCTTGAGAATGACAAGGAAGATCTTCACCAACACCAGGGAGCGATGGAGGCAGCAAAATGTCAACAGCGCCTTTGCCAAGCTGAGGAAACTCATCCCCACCCACCCGCCAGACAAAAAACTGAGCAAGAATGAGACACTCCGGTTAGCTATGAGATACATCAACTTCCTCGTCAAGGTCCTGGGGGAGCCAGGCCTGCAGCAGACGGCAGTGGTGGCACGGGGCAGCATCCTGGGGTTCTTCCA
Proteins encoded:
- the TAL2 gene encoding T-cell acute lymphocytic leukemia protein 2, with the translated sequence MTRKIFTNTRERWRQQNVNSAFAKLRKLIPTHPPDKKLSKNETLRLAMRYINFLVKVLGEPGLQQTAVVARGSILGFFQQAPCLQSMEELTLIENCGVSSPGMSSNIVECWSETSSP